The following nucleotide sequence is from Penicillium digitatum chromosome 5, complete sequence.
AATTAGGTTTGTTTATTTAGTCTGTATGTATCTTGCCATGCTTGGATCTTTTCAATATTCTGTAGTTATGTATGTATAGGGTACGCTGCGAGCCTGTAGTTCCCATAGTATGCTCAGGGAATCCATTTCGCCTTTGGTGCATGTTCCTGAATGAAGAATCCTGCGAATTTTCTGACAGTATGTAAGGTGTCGGGGGTTGGTGAAGCCCTTTTGTCTATCTCCTCATACCTCATCGTGTATGATCCAAGTAGATTGAAAGAGGTTTCAGGAGAAGAGCAGGACTCTTTGGTCATGCTCACGTCAATTGTCCTCCGTAGTGAGTGTTATGTGGTATATAGTAGTATGTAAAGGGTATAGTTTTTCCTTCGCTGGCTGTTCAAAGTAACACACAGTAAAGGATCATCTTCCATTAGAAAAGACGCCAATCCCTATCACATGAAGTCGTCGAGGAAATTCTCATCACGGTCCTGGTTGTTGCTAGCCTCCAAATTCTCGTCCGTGAACATATCATCATACGCATGATCTTTCTGCCACTTGAGCTGTTCGTACTCTTgctgtttctttttctccttcgCACGCTGTTCATCTCGGGCCTTGCGGTCACCGcgctgcttcttctttgTGTCCTCTTCCTTCTCAGCTCGGAGATCCGGATATTTCTCGACTCGGGTCTTATTCAAACGGTTGACGATTGGGTTCTCACGCTGCTTAACATAAACCTTGCGGACCAGCTTGTGATTATGGAATGTGACTTGACCGGCCGCCATTGACCCGTCTTTCTTTAGGTTTGACCATGGTGTGTAGATAACAGTGATGTTatcttttttgtttcctaTCCAGATATTAATCTTCACATCGGTACCAAACGCTTGGATTCCTCGTCGAGGACCGACCTTCAATGGAGTTCGCTTTTGTAAGCTGGGCGCAATCCTCTAAAAGCGGCTGGGCAATGTTGTCCCACGTCTCGCCTTCTCTAAGGCGTACGTAAACGTGTGCGCTTGACAAATTGTCGACGTGGAACTGCGGGTGTATAGAGGTATTAAGGCATTTGGCGCTGTCGCAAGTCAGAGGGGGAAAGACCAACCCTGTTGCGCAAGAATATCAGTCCCTATGATCTACAAATATATACCGGGAGACATACCAGACATCATTGTCCAATCCATATTTTATGAGATCCTCGTCTGACACCATTGTTAGGAGATTGTTTCCCTAGATTGACCAAGTCGGGTGGCATACTCTCGTATTTATCCTTGCCCACATAGATAAAGGCGGAAGGGTCGACGACAGTCGATGTGAAATAGAAAACCATGGTAGTAATACCTAACCTGTCTTCTTTCAAATGACCTTGTTCGGGTAAATTGCGTTCGAACAATTTCGGCACCGGTCAGAAGTTGAAATGGCGCTGGGGAGTCTTCATCACAGGCCCGATCTGTGGCTTAGTCAGCACTAGATAGTCTCGAACCTCGTCCTCTTCGTCCTCGATATGTCAAAAAAATAAACGTGGGACTTTCTGCTTCCTAGTTTTAGGTCCAATCGCCTAAGCTGAGATTTTTGTGCCAATTTCAATCAGAAAGAGCTTGCATCCGGGCACTACCGGTGTAGTCACAGGTTGTATCAAAAGCAAGAGCAAGAAACTGAGTACACTCTACAAATTTTCTTCGGAAATCCTACAGATCTTCTGAAACAAGCCTCGGCTTTAGTGTAGTCCAAAAGACTTGAATTCACAATCTTCACCTGGCTTCGATAGGCAAAACCTACACTTCCGTTTCTACTTCGCAACTTGATAATAGAACCGTAGGCTGAACAGACGAAGCACAACGAGCAAAACGATCAAAACGAGCGAGGCTTTCATATTTGATTTAAGAATCCAGAGCTTAGTACGTTAGAAGTAGCCTGGGGGCTGTTCATCTGTAGAGTCAGACAATAACAATCAAAAGCCAAGACGGACGTTGAGCTGATACTGCCATATTGACTTCTATCGTGAATGCTACCATTCGACAAGCAATTGGCACAATTGATCAGTAATCTCATTCCGTATCAGATCAGCATCATTCCCTCAACAAAAGCTATTCTAGGAAAAGACGCTGATATCGGAAGAGACTCAAAGGGTCAAGATAGTCAGGATGGTAAGGCGATGATATCAGAGGTCGGAAGATCTTTCTCCGTCCCGGGTAGGTTGGGGGATGCTGCTCTGACCCGATCATTTCCCCAGTGATCGCTAACAGAAGTTTCTGCTAGATCTTCACCGAGTACTTATATTGTACAGGCTAAGGTAGCTCGGACGATGGGGTATCCACAATTTGAGAGGCTTCTTCCATCATAGATAGGTTTAACCCCTTTGAAATCTTCACAGAGAATTCCAGCCTACGTTTTGATATCGTGTGTGGCACATGTATAGTTGTGTGTAGCGAGGTTCTTCGTAATTAACCCAAGGTCGCATTAAATCTCGCAGATCGGGGACCAACGGGACTTTGAGTATAGTCAAAGGATTACCCCCTAAAACAACTTCAACTTGTATTGTAGACGATAGCCTTATAAGACTTGCATACGGCCGAGGTCGGGAAAATATCATCCCTCCTTGGTAGATCTCGTCGTTCTTTTGATAAGAAGCCGCATAAATTACCACTAGAAGAGCTAGAGCCACTAGAGTTGCGAGTTAGTAGGGACAATCTAAGaacaaagagaaaaggaaaggAAACTGATCAAGTTGAGAGATAAAAACGACATCATTTAAAAGTTGGGCTTTGTGCGGGCACATCCCGCTTTtccttttattttttttctctttctcttctgcacctctctctctctctctctctctctctctctctctctctctccccctgGCAAAAGGATTCTAGAGTGGACACTCGAAATGCATCCTCTCAAATATTGGCTTTTGAACAATCCATTTCCCATCTAGATTCCTTCTTAAGCCATCTCCTTACTTACGTGATTTCAGCAAACTCGATAGATTCGGGGGAAATGGGATCGGATTGGGCCTCATTCACGCGCCAGAATACACCAGATATATCATTTCATGTCGCCACGTTGCCTCTGTCGAAAAGGGGGTAGACAATTGCGCccacccaaaaaaaaagcaattaAAAGTGAATCGAATGTGACCTCGGGGTCCCTACAGGATGTGATTAATGTGACGGAACTGCATCGGAGAGGATACACGGCAATCTTGGGATTCGCGAGACAAGCGTTTTTCGGGCGAACAACGGGGATCAGGTTACTCTTCTGACCGAAAGCGAAGGATTGGGTGATGTCTCGGCACGATCCATCACTCCAAATATGGCCGAAGAGCAAGATCACCGGCCGAAACCATCTCACCAATTGGATTAATTTGAGAAGTGGGAAATCCGGCTAGAAAGGAACACGCTAACGCAGTGTTTATATCCAAATCGGCAATGATTGGAAAGATTCGGATCCAAGTCCCACGAGCCTCAAAAAGGACCGCAAGGGCCGGGTTCCACTTCACTGATGCACCGGATATTGCTCTGGGGCCACTAATGTCCTCCTTTTCCACCAACCGCAATTGGTCCTCACAATCGACGGCTTTAGGCGACCCTGACCCTTGAACCCTATAAATCATTGACGAATCATCTTACCGTTCGCAACGGTTTCCACCGTCTCCACCGTCTCATTTGGGTCCTAGCTTGGGTCGATGCTGGAGCATGTCATTAAAATTGCCCGAGAAAACCGTTACGCCAAGGGAGCGGCGCAATCCCGAGCCCATGCAAACTATACCCACTCTTGTGTGGCCTTGTGGATTATGTGTCTTTCCAGGTGTCTCGCCGATGGTCCCATTTGAAGTCTCTTTTGGAGAAAGGGGAGATATACGGGAGTACTTCCTTGGGACTACTCATTTGTTGACTCCAATTTCGGAATGAAGTCCGATGTGTTTCTGAACCTCGTCCCACAGCCTTGAGGTCAACTAATTCCTTCTGCATTTGCCTTTCTATCGCATGTCACACTTATGAACATCGCATTTCGGAACTACTGGCCCGgtttttccccctccccctctcCCGTTGCTCCACACCTGTTCCCATTTAATTttttgagaaaaaaaagattcgCATTTTCTAGTTTGGTCTTGTGCAGTCTCATCTTCCGCATTCTACTTGGCCTGAAACGCATTTCGCTTGTGTCGAGCCCTCGCGACGCACATCGTCCCTTTTCTCCCCCAagtttcccccccccctcctcctcccccctcccaaaaaaaaacgatcGATCTTGAAAACTCTCTTACAACTCTCAAACACAACCCATCACAGCTGAACACCTAAGCATCCTCCCTCTTCAACGAGATGCCCAACCTTCCTCTATCTAGAAGCTGGCCGGAGATTCGACAGGCCCTAGAACACGCTCGGGAATGCGAATATGGCCCCATGAATACCCAATCCGCCGCCGTCCTGGAGGCGGCTATTACCGAACTCTGGAATCGCATCCAGGCCCAACCAGATAGCTATGTGCTCACGCCAGACGAGTTCGCTCTGTTCAATTACTTCCTCACTACGCGCTACCGCGGCTCGCCCGTGGCCCAGAGAGCCGTGGCCCGTTTCTGGAACAATTACCAAGGAACCACGAATTGCGATGGTGTAGCCAACTAGCTACGCTGGAATTGTCTGCTTATCGGTACACAACGTTTGCACTAGTCGAGAGGGTCTTCCATTCTCTTTTCTGGTGGGATCCCGCATGATGTCTTTGGAACTTTTGCGGTCCAGGGACCGGGTGGAGATTCGAATGTGCCCAGTGTCCAGTATCAAGAGGCCCATTGATATCCTCCCATATTATTCTACCTGCACATAGTTCTGATGCTGGTGCTGGTTTTGGTGCTGATACTAGTATCCTATGACACCGCTCCAGCTTCGAACCGATCAGAGACCAGAGCCAAAACTAGAGTCAGATCCCACCCGGAAATCCTCCATTTCCTTCCCATGTGAAATCCGCGCAAAGATCAACACGGCTGTTCTACAGTCCCGTGCAAGGCAAAAAGTGATGGGGTCCGAATTTGCCTTGGGGAGGTCATTGGGATTGGGAATCCAAGTGGCTTGAATACACAGCAAATCCAACAAATCCAAGTACTGGGTTTTCCTGGTTACACACCCTTCTCTCCAGTTCTAGAGAAAGCGGTGTGATGACGGCATGTCTTGCTGTTATTTCCACTTTTCCTCTACACCCTTTTGCTTTTGGTGTACAGGGAAGAAGAGTTGGCTGGCCTTGATCCCTGTCTTGATTGGGACACAATACATGCGTCGGGCTTCTACGCAAAAAAAGAGGGGAACCCAATATAATTTGAGAATTCACAGAATTGGTGCTATAATTCACTTATCGCTCCTAGTACATATGTAGCTATCATGATGGACTTGGACCACGGGGTTTGCTTTATATCCCCGCTTCTTTGACTTTTTTTGGGATTAAATTATTGTGTCTATTTCTGTGTCTGTTTCGATTTcgttctttcttttcttctctttttcttgtaTTTCACTTCTCGATATTCATCCAGTCTAGATACCATATTAGCATATTCATTTAGTCCGATATGGTGCTATTAACGGGTATATGACCTTCATACGGAGCACACGGAGTAGTTGTAGCCAATTCCCCGAGGCCACTAGTGCCCAGGGGGTTTACCCGGCTGCGAGTCATTCATTAGTGCGCCGGTATGAGCCACGTACTGTTAGTGTCTTATTATGTAGCATTATCCACATACATAATAATGTCTGGCAATTTTGGGCTTTCTTTACTATTCCCCCTCCCCTATCTTAGTCGTCAACGCTCGCTTTTTGCTATAAAAAAAAGCTTTAAATGGCCTCGATCTAACCTGGCCACGAGGACTTGTGTCGGTCGATAGAATCGCCGTATATACGCATATGTGTATGTACATATACATAGATACATGTATTTTATATTTATAGTTTATATATATAGTTCAGTGTTGGAACATGAACCCAGATGATGTAAACTCAATCACGTGATGCCAACTGCCCGAGGTAACACAGGAACCCGACGTGGTCACAACTATCTCGCCTAACTTCAGGGCATGACCTGATCCTCCTAATAGGACAATTGCATGAGGCGGAAGTCTCATCCTATTATTTCTCCACGCCAATCAACCTTGTTCAGAAAGGTGTAATTTGTCTTCCCTGCAATTCCTGAAAGTACACTTTGCTCCAGGACAAGGATCCCTTGTGATGTCCGGCACATGTCCACTCGGCCCTTGAACAGCAGCTGCAGAGTCTCGGCTACTTACGTGGTCGCCTACATCCGTGAAGACTGTGCAAGAGAACTCAATTGATTCACATACAATGCAGCTGGATAGTTCTCTGCGTCTCATGTTCCTCGTACCTGCAACCGTGCTAATGCTGTCACCCAAGGGTAAGTAACCATCCCCCCCCAAATCAAAACTTCGGTGGCTCTGAGTTTCCCTCAGTAGAGGGAGTTGTCAGCACATGAGAAGCTGCCTCCCCCAACACTTTCGCGAAGGTTGTGAAAGATCGACCGAATGGACGAATACAACCCGACAATGCACTGGTGGCGTAAGTTAACTCGATCTGGGCAATCACAAAGGAATGTAACTCACAATGAGAAATCCAAGAAACACCAGAAAGATATTGAAGCCAAATAACACCCTCTGACGCCAGGTCAAAAACCAACAATTCCGGTTCAAATAGAGCCAAAATAGCCCAGGTAGACCAAATGAAAACCAACTGGCAAATAAGGAGCTCTAGTATGAATAATCAGTGCTCGTTCCGAGGTTGGGTCAGGGCCAGAGTCAGATAGGTAGTACACACCGCAAGCCCTAGTACATCATTGAAAACCGGTATTCCCTCGGTGATGATCCAAGATGAGATCCAAAGCGCCGCACTTATTGCAGCCCACGCCAACCGTGCCATGAATGACTGGCTATGCATCGAATTGGTTCCCCGGAAGACACGAACGTAAATGAATTTGACGGCAACGTGGGCGTTCACCACACCCCCGATCACAATCTATCCAGTGATTAGCTCATATTTGAAGAGGTCCACGAGGAAAAGGTACGCACCGTTGGTATTGCGATTGCGTAAGAGATCTTACGAAACAGGTGTCCTGCAGAATTGAGAGCAGGTGAGCTGACAGTCGGCCCAACATAGGCATATATCACAATGGCAGACACAGTATACAAGATCATTTCACTCATCTGCAGAAGCGCCAGGGCTTTGGGAAAGTCATGGAGCTCCTTGAGCTCAGAGAAAAGGGTAAAAAATGCAACATGTCCTGCGTACGCAAAAATGATATTTGCAATAGCAAGGCACGCATCATGTAATTTGGGCGAAGGCGAAAAGGCCGGGACATGCACTGGTCCTTGTTTGACAAGGGTGACCCCAATCATACCAGTGAGTACTGCTCCCACGATACTCACAAAGCTCAAGGAGGAGATGTGAGAAAGTCTCTCAAGTCGCCGTGGAAGGGTCAGCAAGAACGATGCGAGTAAACCGACAACCGAAAAGATGATGGTGCAAGTGGAATGTTCAGTGAGGACATTCATCATGATCGAAAAAGTGAGGACATGGCTCCCCATCACCAACACGAAAAAGATGAGCTGGGCCACATCCAATGTAGTCCGTCCGGTCCTTCCCATCAGAAGTTCACCAGCATCGGCCATGCTGTGCACTTGGACATGGCGACATTTGAATTGCCCAATGGTATATGCAGTATATGTCGAGATTATCCCAGCCCCAAGGATGGCTAGGACACCGCTGAACAAACAGGTTAGCTCAGCCTTTGCAGTCAACGGGGGAGGAGAATGTACGGAATAAGACCTAGTACTGCAAGCGCTTTGGGCAGCGCGAGAATACCAAGCGAGATAGTTTCTGCGATCATAACTGACCAGGTACGTTAGAGAAAGCTGAGCAGTATGCAAGACATAGACTCACTCATGCCGGCTTGCCTGTTG
It contains:
- a CDS encoding Glycerol-3-phosphate dehydrogenase, mitochondrial, encoding MKPNQSDVDLQSLSFVKPKLHLDKESVLPKPELAEQDPFGDESQAGVKYKTMVWWQAGMIMIAETISLGILALPKALAVLGLIPGVLAILGAGIISTYTAYTIGQFKCRHVQVHSMADAGELLMGRTGRTTLDVAQLIFFVLVMGSHVLTFSIMMNVLTEHSTCTIIFSVVGLLASFLLTLPRRLERLSHISSLSFVSIVGAVLTGMIGVTLVKQGPVHVPAFSPSPKLHDACLAIANIIFAYAGHVAFFTLFSELKELHDFPKALALLQMSEMILYTVSAIVIYAYVGPTVSSPALNSAGHLFRKISYAIAIPTIVIGGVVNAHVAVKFIYVRVFRGTNSMHSQSFMARLAWAAISAALWISSWIITEGIPVFNDVLGLASSLFASWFSFGLPGLFWLYLNRNCWFLTWRQRVLFGFNIFLVFLGFLICIVGLYSSIRSIFHNLRESVGGGSFSCADNSLY
- a CDS encoding Coiled-coil domain-containing protein 25, translating into MVFYFTSTVVDPSAFIYVGKDKYENEDLIKYGLDNDVWVGETWDNIAQPLLEDCAQLTKANSIEGNKKDNITVIYTPWSNLKKDGSMAAGQVTFHNHKLVRKVYVKQRENPIVNRLNKTRVEKYPDLRAEKEEDTKKKQRGDRKARDEQRAKEKKKQQEYEQLKWQKDHAYDDMFTDENLEASNNQDRDENFLDDFM
- a CDS encoding Coiled-coil domain-containing protein 25, whose protein sequence is MPNLPLSRSWPEIRQALEHARECEYGPMNTQSAAVLEAAITELWNRIQAQPDSYVLTPDEFALFNYFLTTRYRGSPVAQRAVARFWNNYQGTTNCDGVAN